From the Juglans microcarpa x Juglans regia isolate MS1-56 chromosome 7D, Jm3101_v1.0, whole genome shotgun sequence genome, the window AGTTTCGGATCCCCTGTTGCTTTCCCTCATGATTCTTTTCATGCTGTAGATTCCAATCATTCTAATCCGAATCCATCTTTAGATGAAAATAGGAATATTTCTCCATTAAATCTACCCACATCTTCTCCTATTTTATCTATGGATACAAACCTAGGTTCAGATTCTAATCCCCCCAATTCGAATTTCACAAACCCTCCCCAAACAAATAATCCCTCCCAACGTACTCACAACATGACCACACGTTCAatgaatcaaattttcaaaccaaaacaacTCCATACAGTGTCCAAATATCCTCTTCCCCCGACCATAGAACCAACGAGTGTGAGCCAAGCCATTTCTCAACCTCACTGGCGTGAAGCCATGTCCACTGAGCTTACTGCTCTAATGAAACATGGGACTTGGGACCTAGTTTTACCACCTTCAAACTGTCAACCCGTGGGCTGTAAGTGGGTTTTCCGAGTAAAAAGGAAAGCTGATGGGTCAGTGGACAGATTCAAAGCCCGTCTAGTTGCTAAGGGTTATAATCAACGTCCTGGTATTGATTACAAAGAAACCTTCAGTCCTGTGGTTAAACCAGCAACTATTAGAGCTGTTTTATCTATTGCAGTCATGAATGGATGGGATTTAAGACAAATGGATGTCAACAACGCATTTCTGAATGGTGAATTGACTGAAACGGTTTTCATGGCCCAACCCCCAGGGTTCAAGGATTTGTCCAAATCTCACCATGTTTGTAGACTGAAAAAGGCAATttatgggcttaaacaagccCCACGGGCTTGGTACACAGCACTCAAAAATGCCATTCTTCAACTGGGTTTTCACAATTCCAAGGCTGActcttctctctttatttacagCCACGGCTCCAACCTATGTTATTTCctagtctatgttgatgatcttGTTATTACTGGAAATAACTCAATTCTTGTGGCCAATATTATAAAGCAACTTGGTGATATGTTCTCTCTCAAGGATATGGgttctcttaattttttcttgggGATTGAGGTAATTCCCACTCGGGCTGGGTTATTTCTCTCACAACATAAATATGTTCGTGAACTGTTAGACAACACCAGTATGAGCAGTGCAAAAGATGTTTCAACACCTCTTTCTACAACCCAATCTCTTCAATTAATTGATGGTACAGCTGCTGTGGACAGCTCTGAGTTTCGTAGAGTCATTGGCAGCCTTCAATATCTTTCCTTGACACGTCCAGACATCTCATTTGCAGTCAACAAACTTTCTCAATTTATGCACAAGCCAACTACAAATCACTGGACAGCAACAAAAAGACTTCTCCGCTACTTaaaacaaaccattttctaTGGTATTCAGATCcacaaaactggttctcctgtCTTAAGGACCTACTCCGATGCCGACTGGGCTGGCAATATGGATGACCGTACATCAACCTCTGCATATATTAGTTTTTTGGGCCCTAATCCCATCTCTTGGAGCTCAAAGAAGCAAAGGGCTGTTGCACGCTCCTCAACAGAGGCTGAATACCGGGCTCTAGCTAATGCGGCTTCCGAGACAATGTGGCTGTCCACTCTCTTCAAGGAGCTAGCTTTTTCAGTCCAAGAATCTCCCCAGCTGCTTTGTGATAATCTCGGAGCCACTCATCTCAGCTTTAACCCAGTCAATCATTCGCGTATGAAGCATATTCAGATCGACCTTCATTTTGTGCGTGACTTAGTGCAAAAAGGAAGCCTCCAAGTTAAACATGTGCATACTCAGGATCAATTGGCTGATCTGTTAACCAAGCCACTGTCAAAACAGCGCACAGAATTGCTACGAACCAAGATTGGTCTTGCCGATGGAAGCTCAATCTTGCGGGGGCGTATAAGGGAAGCATGTGTGGATTCcattcaaaccaaaacagagCATATATAGCTGAAAATCATGCTCAATATTCTGTCACTAATTCTATATCTGGAGAATGATTCTAAGGCTGATTTCTAGGATTGTATATTGTAACAGTAGCTTAGTTTTAGCCTTACGGTTTACATGTTTCCTAAATTAGCTTTCCAAtactttgtatatatttttgaacttcTATCAATGGAAGTGTGGGAAAATTATTCATTGAAAATCACGGTAATTCTTACCTCTTTACATCCTGGACGAGATTCATACCCAGTCTTGCGATGCAAGTTGGATGCTGAATTTCAAACTACTTCAACTAAGGTACGAAAAACCATCTCTACTTCTCTTAATCCTTTTGTCAGAGAGATAGAACCAAAGATAAAAGATGTATTCCAGACATTGGATCATCTAGTAGAACGGAAGGATGTTATAGGTTTAAAAGAAGGCATTGGAGGGAAATCATCCGGAAGATCATCCACTACTTCTTTGGTTAAAGAATCTGGTATTTTTGGTAGGACTGATGATAAGGAggcaataattaatttgttgctGTCAGATAATGTAAGTGGCATTGAGTTGTGTGTGATTGCTATTGTTGGCATGGGGGGACTTGGTAAGACAACCCTTGCTCAGCTTGTATACAACGACGACAGAATGGAGGAGCATTTCGATCTTAAAGCATGGATTTGTGTTTCGGATGATTTTGATGTGTTGAAGATGACGAAACCAATTTTAGAGAAGCTTGGATTGTCAACTAACAGTGATAGTAAGAGTCTAGATTGGCTTCAAGTTACACTACAGCAAAATCTGACTGGAAAGAAATTTCTTATTGCTTTAGATGATGTTTGGAATAACAATTATTCAGAATGGGAGGCCTTAAGTAACCCTTTTAAATTCGGGGCAGCAGGGAGTAGGGTGATTGTAACCACACGGGAGCAACGTGTTGCATCAATCATGCACTCTAGTACAATTTACAATCTAAAGAAATTACAAGGAGAAGATTGTTGgacattattttcaaaacatgcgTTTCATTCTGGGAACTCTGATGCTCATCCGGAGTTGGAAGTAATTGGTAGACAGATAGTGAAAAGGTGTGACGGCCTACCCTTAGCAGTCAAGACAATTGGAGCTCTCTTGTGGTCTAAACTAGACGTTAGCGAGTGGAATAAGACACCGAGGAGCGAAATATGGGACTTGTCGTGTGATGTTATTCCTGCTCTAAGATTAAGCTACCAGTATTTGCCCTTACATCTTAAGCGTTGCTTTGCTTACTGCTCAATATTTCCAAAAgattatgattttaaaaaagaatatttaatcTTATTGTGGATGGCGGAAGGTTTGTTGCCACAAGTGAAAGACAAAACAATGGAACAAATTGGTGATGATTACTTCGTTGATCTTGTATCAAGATCATTGTTCCAACAATCAAGTATAACATATGAGGAGAGGTTTGGAATGCATGATCTTGTCAACGACTTAGCAAAATTTGTGTTAGGACAATTTACCTTTAGACTAGAGGGTGAAAATTCTCTTGAAATTGTCAATAAGACACGCCATGTTTCATTTTCCAGAATAAGTGTTGATACTACTAAGAATTTTGGGGCGCTTTATGAGACTAAGGGGTTGCGTGCTTTCCTGCCAATATATTCTGACAATGAAATCTTAGCTAAAGAATATGTGGATTTGCTACCAATTCTAAGATGCTTGCGAGTTTTCAGTCTATGTTATTGTCAGAATTTGATTGAGCTGCCAGATTCAATGGGCAAAATCAAACATCTACGATATTTGGATCTCTCTGGAACTCCAATTAGAAAGATACCTGACTCCATATGTAAGTTGTGCAATTTGCAGACCTTGAAATTACGGTGTTGTTTGAATCTTACTGCATTGCCAAGAGATACTTATAAACTCATCAATTTGCGCCATGGGGTACAAAGACTATATCGAGTTGTGACTTCCAAATTGGTGTCTGTTACGATATCGTGTCCATTGAAGTCTCGCAtaatctcacttttttcttcttttatccatctcttaaaaatgtattttctgGAAGTATCTTAATATCCATAACATcgagaatttttaaattatgactACACAAAGTTCTACACCTCTCAAACTTCCTATGGCTACATGAAACATTGCTTTCCAAAGAATTCCATATGACTCTTACCATCTTTAGGCTTCCCATATATTGACACTACATATTCATGAAACGAATCTCTTTCGCTACGCTCTTTGACAAAAGCTCATTGAAACTCTTCATATTGCTTTtgaaacttcaaaaataattttgaagtatatatatttgttgctTGCATCAACATAGGTGTTGCAATCTTAACTTATGGCAACTTTTGCTTGAAATTGTACTCTGCTTGCAGCTCCTTGTAGCGTTTAACATTGAGTAACCTTTCAAAATGCATGAAGAAACAATATTATGATTTGACTATAAATAATCCTTCAAGTCAAAGTTCAAACTTAGACTCAATTGTGTGGAAATCattcatgcaaaaatgacatCTTTGCATATGTTTTTGcccatttttcttccaattCAAACAAAACTTGTAGCAAGAATTGTCACTTCATTGTACTTGTGAAGCATAGAATCCCAATCATTGGAtaactcttcttcctcttccaaaattttaaaacatgcaTTGAGATTAATTCTAAAGTCACTTTCACCTTTTAATAAATGACTAATATGTATAATAGCATTTTGCATTAAATACCACTTACAGAGTCGATGATAGGTACTTGGCATAACCATTGATATAGCTTAATTTTGCCATTGTTGGATCTTAATCAGCAAAGATGGTCTTTGATTTCTTCCCTGACATTGCTACAAAGAAAGTCTCAAACAACCATTCAATGACTCTACAGTCTCGTCATAAAGAAGTAAGCACCAAATATCACAATCTTTGTGATGATTAAACCCAACAAATATTGCAAGTGGTTGATACTCCTTGTTAGTCCTATATGTCGAATCGAAAGAATCTATGTCACCAAATAAGTTATAATCAACAATTATTTGGGATCTgcccaaaaaatatttgttatctTGTATGCAACATCGAAATGTATAACATTATAAAAGGAAGGATTCTCTCATTTTTGCTTTTGGAAGTATCCAAACAAACTCCCGCCTTGCCATAATTTAGCTCTCATTGTTGTTTGTTCTAAATTTGCAAGAGTATCTTTCCCACCAACTTGCCTACCTTGCATGAACTCATAAGAGTCCTTCAATTTTATACCAAGACCATCTACCAAACCATTTTTCAATGCTTGTGCTTTTGAGATCTTTTGTTGTGATGACATCATATGACATCATATGCatgtaatatttttgtttttatttatcatgTTCAAATATCATATGTGCTTTGCAACCTATCCTTGTTTAAGCTCACTCATATCTTTTTTGTCCATCTTTCACCTATTGACATTGGGATCGAAATCCCTTTCTACAAAATACAAGTTTTCTTGAAGTCATTAAGCcatctaattttcttttattataccACTCTCTTCGAATACTAAATCCATAGTTCTGTGACTTCCGTTCATACTCATTATAGAAGTCGTATGCCTCTTATTCAGAATGAAACTCAACTCCAAGCTTTGGTGTATGTTCAATAACTAAAGTTTGATCATTGTTCTTGATTATCCTCCTTGTGTATTCTGGCCAATGGAAAATTACGACAAATACAAAAACTTTTGGGGTCATGTCAAGTCCTAGTACTTGTCgaacagaaaaaacaaaagcgATTGAAAACCAGCAATAATTTTCTAGATCTACACGTTAGAACAACTTATTAGCAAACACAAgcgataaaaatataatcaacaAAAAAGGCAAGCACAAGAGACAAGAAAACCAAACAATGGCTTAATCAAAAAGAGCTGGAAGGCCAAATTGGGTCAAAAGCATCTCATTTTTCATGCTTTTATAGATCTCTTCCAttgaatatatactttttaagaATAGATCTTGggctttttaaagaaaatatatacacCAAAATCGTTTCTGTTCTGTTTTCATCTCTTTTGCTtaatagtttctttttttaaaaaaaaaaaaaacctttggtGATTTTAGGAAACGACATGTATACATGAGAACAAAAATGGAAGAATCCTTAGGAGAGCAACACATTTGtaaggaaaacaaataaaaggaaaagagttcgaataacatatatatgagagagaaaTGTAAAACAAAGTCGATTCACATTTACCAATCCATGCTTTTGTtgcttgttcttcttcttcatgaaGCAAGTGGTCAAGGAGAAAAAACAATGGATTTTTATGAGCACATGTCAAACCAGAGTATTTCAAATGAGTTCAGTGGCCATCGTATAATGGGTTTTTACATGGCTTTTCGCATTCTCgcaccacaaaaaaaaaaaaaaaaaaaaaaaaaaaaaaaaaaaaaaaaaaaaattgcacgaCATTCGTTTGGTTAAAAATTTGTGATTATTGGCCATTGAATTTTAACCGGAGATGTCTTGTTAGTTTTATGATAGGAGACAAGTCGGACcagttattttttatctacAGTAGAGACATTCGATCTTCCTAATTTCTGGCCTAGCATATAAAAATCTTCAACTCAACCTATTTTACTTTTGATAAATTCTTTaactcatcatctctacaccacacacctgttacataaaatataaaaatattaaaaataaaattaggtgTGTAGtttagagatgatgagtagaaattttctttacttttttattaaaggaatattaatttaaaatattaaaaataccgcaacttaaaaaggaaaaaaaatgagaagaagaaaacccttttttaaattaagaaatttatcatttaaatatattttaaaaattggatTAGAATTTTCATAAAAGGAAACTTTCATCTCTACTCCATTTATcctctatttattaaaaaaaaccaatataacTTTAATCTCTACTTCGCtcctcaatttattattataaaactcGCGCCACTTCTAACATTTTAAGAAATCGTCAAAAGACTCAAAACAACCAAGTTCGCCTGAAAACGATATTGGtaagtaataattatatatatatatatatatatattttttttttttttcttaggatTTTTATGGAATTCCACCCTAAGAATTTTAAGCAAAATTCATTTCTCCATTCATATGCAAATTGAAGGAAGTCTCTGTTTggctcattaaaaaaaaaaaaaaaaacacccttctggataattttttaactttcggTGAAGTTAAAAGATGGATGGCTTTGCACAAGTGATATGAccctaaaaacaaataaagaaagagaaaaagtctAATTCTTATGTAAATTGAAGTAGTGTATCTATTGTTTGGTAGATAAACTAGATTATAGTCGTCTTAGAGATAatgtcaaataaaaaatttgatttgattattattttgtatgatatttatccttattttttttttttcggtttggattcacaacccagctcagctcatctcaactcatctcattactattcactactattcatcaacttaaactcacaaatctcactactattcataactcatctcaactcattttcgaatccaaatgGTATTAATCACAAttcacaatattaaaaaatgtaatccTTAAAATTCATCTCTCCCTCCCCTTTTCCCTTTTCATTTtgatttctatcttatttttaatttctatccAGTCACACATCCAACAATAAAAGGAATCTCAGTTAGCAACTTACGAGTTTCCTATCTTGTGACTTGATTCTCTCAAGAGAACAGAGATGGTGTAAAACGACTTTTTTTCGTGAGTCTCCGTCGTGAGTGGGGCAGGTTAGTTTTTGTCATTATAGGCATTAGGGCTGTACAGAAACTGACACCACCGGCTGCCACCAATGCGAACAGACCGGCCGCGTCAGGAATCGGCCGGAATTGATGGAGAACCGGTCGGCATGCAGTGGTAATTTGAAGAAACCGACGTTCAACGGTTCGGTCTCGATTTGAAACTGGACCGGACCACTGAACCGACCGATATaataaagtcttttttttttaaatatacccTTATCGAAATGATGCCGTTTCACTTGCTTAAGTTTAaatggaacgacgtcgtttatgTTAATAAGTATTACAACAGATAATAGAAATGACGCCGTTTGGCATTaaaccaaacgacgtcgttttattaaagatgtaagaaaaaaaaaataagtctgaaacgacgtcgttccacttaaacttttGTGGAACAGCGTCGTTTTGAGATGAGTCGTCTTCTTTCCCAGCCCCTTATTCTCCCGAATCCAAtctctgcaactctctctctctctcaatctctctcattATTCTCTCACTAGAACGGCCAGAGAACTGATGCCGACCGAGAACCGCCAGAGAACCGCCTCGATCggtttcctcctccccatcgaTCGGTTACGGTCGGTGCCTCCTTTGTTTTTTCAGACATCGGTCGGCGTCGATTTTGTCCAAAAACCACGCTGACGacgtcggttttcacccctaatagGCATGGAAGGAATCAAAGAGAAGTGGGGTTAGCTAAGGCTCACAGAGGAAGAGGATATATCAATAGAGTTGGCAGGGAAAGTAGTGGCAGAGGTACTGTACCGAAAGGGAGAAAGGTGTTTGATTGGCAAAGTTTATTTGGAGCGGAGTATAGCCAAGATTATTTTGGAGAGTACTATCTCAAAGATTTGGAGGTTGAGCAAGCAGGTGACTTTTCAGGAAGCGGGacaaaatgtttttattataCACTTTGCTACTCATGCTAATAAGCAAAGGATAGAAGGGGAAGGCCATGGTTTTTTGACAATGCTCTCTTTGTCATTAATCCGTTCGATGGTTTTACTCAACCACAGAGTATGAAGTTTGACAAGGCAGCGTTTTGGGTACAGTTACATAATATGCCATTGGTGGGGATGAACAGAGAATGTGGTGAAagaattgggaactcaattggGATGGCAATTGGAGAGTGGAGGAAGCTAGGGACAATGTTATACTAGACTATTTTAAAAGGTTCTTTACTGCCTCAGAACAACAGGGGGACATGGATTTTTTAGAAGGTTTGAATGGCAGAATAACAGCAGAGATGAATGAGTGTCTAACACAAAGGTTTACAGAGGAGGAAGTATATACAGCTCTACAACAAATGAATTTTACAAAAGCTCTTGGGCctcttttcttccaaaaatactgGGATACTATGGGAAAGGATGTCACTGCTGCTGTGTTGAATGCTCTGCACAATGGTAAGTTTCCTAAAGCTCTCAACCATACTTTCATTACCTTgattccaaagaagaagaaacctaaGGTAGTGGCTGACTTCAGACCtattagcttatgtaatgtgCTTTATAAGTTGTTGTCAAAGGTTCTAACAAATAGACTTCAATTGATTCTACCAAATGTCATATCTTCCTCACAAAGTGCTTTTGTCCCTGGAAGACTTATAACTGACAATATTCTTGTGGCATATGAGTTAATACATTTTCTTAGACACAAGAGAAATGGAAAAATTGGTTATATGTCTCTTAAACTAGACATGAGCAAGGCATACGATAGAGTGGAGTGTAATTTTCTGGAAAGGGTAATGACAAAGTTGGGTTTTGATGAAAGGTGGGTGCAACTAATTATGTGGGGTGTGAGAtctgtttctttttctatctttgttAATGGTGAACCAAAAGGCCCTATATTTCCATCTAGAGGTTTAAGACAAGGGGACCATCTATCCCCTTATCTTTTTTTACTATGTATTGAGGGTCTGATGTCTCTTTTACAAAAGAGTGCTACTAATCATCAAGTTGAGGGGATAAGAATTTGTAGAGGGACTCCAAAAATAAATCATCTcttatttgctgatgatagtgttttgttttgcaagGCTAGTATGGAGGAGAATCAGAGGATTCAACAAATGCTGGATATTTATGAAAAGCATCGGGTCAGAAGGTGAATAGGGAGAAAACTGCAATGGTGTTCAATACAAATTTTGATAGAAGGCGACATGAGGTTTTGGGGTGTGCAGAATCTTCAACAGTATGATAGATACTTGGGTTTGCCTCCAGTAGTTGGAGTGGCTAAAAATGTTGTGTTTTCTGATCTGAAACATAAAGTTTGGAGGAAAGTGcagttggaaagaaaaattattatcacAAGGGAGAAGAGTTCTTATAAAGGCAGTGGCTATGTCCATTCCTACTTACACCATGAGCTATTTTAAGTTGTCTGGAAACTTCTGTTctgatttggaaaatatgatgGCTAAGTTTTGGTGGAGTCAAATAAAGGATGAGAACAAAGTTCCTTGGGTGAGCTGGAGTAAGATGTGTGTAACAAAAGGACTAGGTGGCCGTATgggttttaaatatttaagaaccTTCAATATGGCTATGCTTGCCAAGCAAGAGTGGAGGATTATGAATGATAAGTCCAGTTTGCTCCACAAGGTGCTTAAAGCgaaatattttttcactacAGACTTCATAAATGCTCTACTGGGTTCTACACCATCTTACACTCGGTGTGACATATAGGAAGCAAAGAAGTTATTATTCCAAGGCTGTAGGTGGAGAGTTGACACTGGGAGCTCTATTAATGTATGGACTGATAAGTGGATACTAGAGTATAACTTCCCTCAAACTTTGGAAAATCACCAAAGAGATCAACTTATAGGTGTGACAGTAGCAAGCTTGATTGATCAAACTACTCGAGGGTGTGATGTGGAGAAAGTTGGTAGTATATTACCCCAAGAGCAGTAGCTGCAGTACTGAAAATTGTGTTGGCACCATGAAACAGAGAGGATAGACTGTTATGGGACCATGAGAGAAATGGTCAATACAGTGTGAAGAGTGGCTATCGATTGTTCCATTTACTTGGTAAGTCCCCACATGAAGGTGAGTGCTCAAATGTTACAGATCAA encodes:
- the LOC121238232 gene encoding putative disease resistance RPP13-like protein 1, which produces MGGLGKTTLAQLVYNDDRMEEHFDLKAWICVSDDFDVLKMTKPILEKLGLSTNSDSKSLDWLQVTLQQNLTGKKFLIALDDVWNNNYSEWEALSNPFKFGAAGSRVIVTTREQRVASIMHSSTIYNLKKLQGEDCWTLFSKHAFHSGNSDAHPELEVIGRQIVKRCDGLPLAVKTIGALLWSKLDVSEWNKTPRSEIWDLSCDVIPALRLSYQYLPLHLKRCFAYCSIFPKDYDFKKEYLILLWMAEGLLPQVKDKTMEQIGDDYFVDLVSRSLFQQSSITYEERFGMHDLVNDLAKFVLGQFTFRLEGENSLEIVNKTRHVSFSRISVDTTKNFGALYETKGLRAFLPIYSDNEILAKEYVDLLPILRCLRVFSLCYCQNLIELPDSMGKIKHLRYLDLSGTPIRKIPDSICKLCNLQTLKLRCCLNLTALPRDTYKLINLRHGVQRLYRVVTSKLVSVTISCPLKSRIISLFSSFIHLLKMYFLEVS